The Capsicum annuum cultivar UCD-10X-F1 unplaced genomic scaffold, UCD10Xv1.1 ctg65268, whole genome shotgun sequence genomic interval gttggtggtggtggtgggaaTGTGGAGCCCAGTAAGACTGTGGATGAGGTGTGGAGAGAGATTGTAGCTGGGGTTGGGAGTAGGGAGGGGGAGATGACTTTGGAGCACAGTGCGCTGACCTATGGTATGGAGATGTTCGGCCTGGTTCGTTGAGGTTCTGGATTTTTAAACCTTGCAGGTTTAtgactaagtataatttttcttttttgggtttatTTGTCTTTGAATaggttttgatgatgagtagatGTTTACTTTCACATCAATAAAAATGTTTTGTGTTTTATACTTTCTAAAATCACTGTCAGAGTTGATATGTTTGTTACTTTAAACAAATATCTCTGAAATAATTGTCCACAGATTAGTTGTGGAAGGCATCAGATGTTGCCTTTATTGTCATGTATCTTATCGTTATTTGATTTTAGCTTTGAGTAACGGATTATTTAAATTTGTGATATACCAGGGTTTGTGGACGACCTGGAAATGGGAAATAACACTAAGGTAGCAgccaaaaatatatagaatctctCTGTGTTTTAAGGAAATGAAGCAATTTGTTCCCCTGATTAATGTGTCTTGTTTGTTCCTAAATGATCGAACAAGCTGCAATAATGAGAATTGGCTTGAGAGAGATGAAGGCATTATCCAAGCTATTGGTTCCTTCCATTAAAGATAATACATTCTTTGAGAGTTGTGAAGTAGTAGATCTTATAACTACTTGCTGTAAGTTGGCAATTTTCATTCTACTCGCACATACTATTTGCTCGAGGTTGATAAACaattatacatgattttatatgcagTGGGAGGAAGAAACAGGAGGTGTGCTGATGCTTTTGCAATGAATGGAGGAAAAAGGTTTTTGCTCTCGCTTAGCTTCCTCCTAAATATAGAAAGATGACAGTGTATTTATTGATGAAAAGAAGTTGTTGAGATCTATCGGAATAGTGAAGTCTCACATAGTCGGCTTTTGTTTTTTGGATTGAGTCTTAGTTgtgttttatatgtatattataggTGGACATTAAAGTGGTGGATCTGCATTTTTCGACTCATTTATTGAATGTGTGGCTTTTTCTAATGCAGAAAGCTGGTAAGACTGTCGATAGTGCATGTGTTGCCGGTGATATGACAGAGGCAGAAGTCAGCACTCAGGGAAGCATAAAAGAACAAGCAGTCCTTGCCTCTCAGTCTTCATCCCAAG includes:
- the LOC124893797 gene encoding glycerol-3-phosphate dehydrogenase [NAD(+)]-like, giving the protein MIEQAAIMRIGLREMKALSKLLVPSIKDNTFFESCEVVDLITTCLGGRNRRCADAFAMNGGKRKLVRLSIVHVLPVI